The genomic segment GCTCCCTACACATGTAGAAATGAACGCGGCTGCACATGGCTTTGACCGGGATTCCGTCGTTCTGCTTGAGCAGATTCGAACGATCGACAAACAGCGGCTGACCGACAAAATTACGCATTTGGACGATGAAACGATGCGTAAGGTCGATGATGCGCTATTGATTAGTGTAGGCCTGATTGATTTTTAAAAATATAAGCATTTATAAGTTTCACACTTATAATGGGCTTATATTTCTCGGAATGAAACGTGCCGCGCCGCCAGAGGATGGCG from the Paenibacillus sp. BIHB 4019 genome contains:
- a CDS encoding type II toxin-antitoxin system PemK/MazF family toxin, yielding MIVKRGDVFFADLSPVVGSEQGGVRPVLVIQNDIGNRFSPTVIVAAITAQIQKAKLPTHVEMNAAAHGFDRDSVVLLEQIRTIDKQRLTDKITHLDDETMRKVDDALLISVGLIDF